TGCCGGAGACAGTACTAGTGGAGTTGGTGGTGGGGCTGAAGTGGTAGAGTCCCACTAATGGTATTGATGGAGTTTGCTGTTGGTACTAAGGTGGGCAAAGTGTTCAGAATAATCATGGCGGAGTTGGTGCTGAGAGGTGGAGTGTTGACTGTTGGAATCTGGTGGTGGTTGGCAGAGTGTGGATGATGGTGGCCTTAGCATTTGGTCATTGAAATGTGAATTGTTCCTTTACCCAGGAGAACAACTTACAACCTTAGTGCTGATAGGGTTGGTCTTGATAACCTTGGTAGGATCAGCTGGTCACCAGAAGTGATGGCAGGGTTTTGATACCTGCATGGCACTGCACAGAAGGCAATGTGTCACTTACTGGAGGGCCACACCTGAATCCTGTGGTACTGGTGAGCCTTGCTGATAGCATTCTCAGCACGGAAGATGAAGCAGTAGTCCCCGGGGTCCTGGAAGAGGTGGGTCAGGTTAAAAGATGTCCGGGTCACCAGCACAGGGTGGCACTCTCTGTCCTCCAGTGGGAGACACTGCGGTTTGAGGCCCCAGCACACATGCAGAGGTGGGCTACAAAAGAACAGATTCACATTTTTAGAAACACATGGTAAGGAGCAGGAACCCAGACTAAGCCCAGGGAAGCTGGGTACTAGCCTGCCCTGTTCTGTGCGACAGTTCAGAGTCCATCTATCACTTTAGTGGGacttagaatcaccatggaaacaaacctcaGAGCATGTCTGTGCCAGGGATTTTAGGCTAGGTTAattaaggtgggaagacccaccctgactGTAGGGAGCACCATTCAGTGTGTTGTAGTCCTGGattaagaaaaaagcaaaagcaagcagAGAATCCACATCCAtcactctgctttctgactggacGTCATGTGACCAGCCATTTAAAAATCCTTCTGCTATGCCTCCCTCTTGTAAATATTAATCTCAGTTGGGGGTTTCTATCCTGCCTTAGGTCATTCAGTTCCCTGataaaacaaatacaactttTCTATTTATAATAAACCCTATTAtaactagagctgggcagatatcttcCTAAGATGTTATAATCTATCTTCCTATCCACAGTCCCAAGTTCTAACTCACCATGTTCTGTCTGggcagctcttaactccaatcggccagccctcatggccatgttttcatgactcagcTAACCCATGGTGGCAACtcctccttccaccttcttctcttcttttgtggTCCTGCCTCAggccccaagcctgggaaccgaAAGCCACCTATCTTTCTTCTGCCCATcattattcaaccaatagttttaaattaaggaacaagtcCACATAGCATTACTTGAAGTATGTGTGGATTCTCTTGTCCCTGGGGacaaccaggccttgggggccagtatttagcattacaatacatagcaaaagaacAAACCCCAACaattccccccttttttttttgtctatataAAAaaggctctttcttttcttctttccctttcttttcttttttcttctttttgagacaggatttatcagtatagccctggctgtcctggaactccctctgtagacaggctggccttgaactcagaaatccgcctacctctgcctcccaagtgatgggattaaaggcgtgcaccaccactgcccggcggctctttctcttataataataaacaacataCAATAGGAACAATTATgaagttataaaaattattaagagatgcattttaaaagtccagtttagccaggcagtggtggcacgcctttaatcccagcacttgggaggcagaggcaggtggatttctgagtttgaggccagcatggtctacagagtgagttccaagacagccagggctacacagagaaaccctgtctcaaaaaaaaaaaaaaaaaaaaaaaaaaaaagtccagtttATTTGTATTCAGCAACTCaggtttttttatttctatcctaTCTTGGTGAGTTTGGGGTTCTGCATTTAAATCAATTTCTTCTTAAgtcctaaacaacttaagcttcATTGTGAGACTATAACTCCATCTGAGACCCGAGgaagaataaatattacctgagaaTGCAGGAACACAGTTtccaaaattatagaaatgacagagacagctgACTGCCTGGACAGTCCCCAAAACCGTCTCTataactttggagcatctgttcttcaacCTACTgaatatctgacagaccttttgtgactcaggaattatgaaggactagcttacccTGTCTTGACAAAGCTTGGCAGTCGATTTCCCTGCGTTCGTCTGTCCTTTTTGGACAACATATTGTCTGCAGATAAAtttagggcattttttttttccccagtggctagcttgccacaatgcccagtggctagcttgccacAACTGAAgcaactccatatggaggttATTGATgttcatcatcttctttgaaaCAGAATGGGGCACTGTCAGGAGCTGTCTCAGTCAAAAGAtcctttaataatgaaataattgtaAATGCTATATTTGGTGGCTCTTTGAGGTTTTTGAACAGCATCTATCATAGCATATCTGAACAAGCAAATGTTACTGTCTTCAGCTACTTAGTATCTATGTAACTAAGGATGTATATTTCTGTGATAATCCAGATTAGTATCTAACATGACCATGAGTAATTTGCAATACTTAATTATCCTAAACcatttgtaatagcagctattaaaaGGGATGGGACTAAACCTTGTATTATTAAACCTTGTATTATTAAATGCATAGGCATAATATCTATGTAAGTGTTGAAACATACATACAGAATAGTACCATCTTCCCTCCAGGCTCTTTAAGGGACAGAGCAGGCTCTATGGCATCATTGGTAGTGTAGAGAAGCCACAGAACACCCATAAAATACTCTGGGGGTTCACTCACCTCCCGAAGAAGTTCAGATTCATTGTCAGCTTTTGGAATGTCTGCATGAGGGTGGGCCCGGAAATCTGGATGCCTTGAAGTGACTCTGTAAGGAAAGAGGAACCCATTAGATCCAGTGGCAGAGGATTGACACAAGGTACACAGCCCCTTAGGCTGCATGGCCACCTCTGTGTCCTTGCCTCTGTTCATGGTGCTGGCTCAGAGGGTGgcaactggagaagcaagcaagagcCAATTCTCTCACCCACTGGCACTATGCCACTGACTATGCCACAAGAAAAGCACCAGCCATCACCAAAGGCAAGGAAATCCTCACAAGGCCTGGAGAGACACCTCATCTAGTATCCTAATTAATTaactctgtcaacttgacacatcctAGAGTCAAGTTGATAAGAgagtctcaattgaggaattgcctggattcagattggcctgtgaacaTGTCAGTGATGGATTATCTTGATTcctaattgatgtgggaagacccagcccactgtgggcggtaccattCTCTAGACAGGCAGTCCTGGGCTGTATAGGAAGGCTAGCTGAGCATGAGGTGGCAAGTGAGCTGACACAAAGCAGTCTCCTATTGTTCCTGCTGTACTTCCCTGACACGATTCCCTGGTTGCAGGCAACGTGTTGTGGACTAGCAAGCAgttctgccttcaggttccagccttgagttcttgccctgacttctctcagggAGAGAGCCTAAGACAGAGAAAACTTTTCCTCCCCTGCGTGGCTTTTGGTGAGTGTTTTTATCTCAGCCACAGAGATCAAAATAGAACAGTTGGTAAAGACTAGACCAAAATTCCACCCTCAGCACCTTGTAAAGTACCAGGTACGGTGACACCTGCTTGAAATCCCAGAGCTGGGAAAATAGAGATGTGTGCATCCCTGAGAGTCACTGGCTAGCCAGACAAGCTCActaggtgagttccaggccagtaagaaACACTTGTTTCAAAAGAATGTTGTTGAACCAGGTCAGGTGGCTCCTCCCTTTTGTCCTAgcacttggagacagaggcagggggatctctgtgagttccaggccagtcaggactacactgtcaaaaacaattattaatttttaaacgGTAGATTGGCATCTAAAAACTCAATGTTTTcccccctgacctccacatgcaaatgcacacgtgtgcataccCACCTGTACACATGTGTTAAGTATGGGTTCAGGTGCATGTGAGCCTGAACCCAGACCctcacccccacatacacacacatacaaaggtaGGTAGAGAGAGGCTTCCCACCCTCTATTTAGTCAGCTTTGACCTGAACTTTATTGACTGGGGAACAAGGAACATCAAGGACTAGCTCCCCTGTGGCAGGTGTCAGATCAAGCTCAGGCTCTGGGGGCAGGGTAGCCTGAACTCAAATGCCAGAGAGTGGCTGCCTGTGGCCTTTGGCAGACTCTCTGAAGCAGACATGAGAACATCCCTTAAAGAGTAGCCCGATGCTAGCCTGGCATCACCTGGATCTGGAAGGAATGTTGTTTAGGACTCCTCGGGTATAGCCAATCAGACAGGAGACCTACCCCGCAGATTTAAAGATGCTGAGAAGTCGCCGGTCTTCTGTATGATGCCCTTCGTGGTGTCTGGCTCTATCTGCTCCCATTCTGCCACCACCCTGACTTTCACCGTGAAGGTTCCAGGGCTCGAATAGTTGTAATACACCACAGAGTTGTCAGTTATCAACAAGGTCCTATGAGATGAcacagagaagggacagagacatCCCTGTTTCCCCTTTCGGCAATTTGGAAGTCACTCCAACAAGGCATCATGGAAACGCCTGTAAtgacttgggaagctgaggcaggaggatttcaagttcaagaccagtctgagcTATACAGACAAGCTcggtctcaaaaatcaaaacaaagattCATAGCTCTTAAATTTGAATTTGTTGGTTCTAGCTTTctatgtttctgtttgtttgattttgtcttTTGAGGGGGAGTCTTATGAgcctgggacttgctctgtagtccaggatgACCACATGACCACGTTCTGATCTTCCCACCCACACCTCTAGAATGACAGACTTGTGCCATCATACTAGGCTTGCATTCTTTCTCAGGGTTGGAAAGAtctctcagtggttaaaaacatacACTGCTCCTATAGAGGACCGTGTTCAGTTGGTTCCCATAACCCATgttgggcagttcacaaccacttataactccaACCCTGGGGCATCTGtcaccctcctctggcttccatgggcacctggcacacatatgcacatatccatacggagacatgtacacacattcacatgattaaaaagaataaaaaacaaaccttgaaaaaaaaaaacaaaagaaaaagaaaaaaaaacaaggcggggcagtggtggtacacacctttaatcccaggactcaggaggcagaggaaggcagatgaatctctgagtttgaggccagcctggtctacagaacaagttccaagacagccagggctacaaagagaagccctgtgttgaaaaacggggaggggaaggagaagaacaattaaaactacaaatttgagagaaaaagaaaacaaaacaaaactacaaatttGAAGTtagtaaaatggctcagtggataaaggtactTGGTACCAAGCCTAATATCCTGATTTGATTGGTCCCCAGGGTTCTTGTGGTGCAAAGAgaaattgccctctgaccttggcacactgagagagacagagagaaggaatttttttttttttttagaagagtaaatagctggtcatggtggcccacacctctaATCCTCCAGAGGTGCCTGGTCTGTTTAATGAGTTCTAGGGCAGTTCAGGTTACCTACGGAGACACTgcagggggctggggggaggggcaggaaggaagggagaaggggaaaaagggagagagaagggggcggggcggggaaTAAATGCATACCCGTCTCCAAAGTCCCATCGGTAGAAGAAGGAAGCCGACTTGAAGAAGTCACTCGGGTcatggagaagaaaggacagcCTAAGACTTTTCTTGGTGATGTACGAGTTCGGCCAAGACAGGGAGGTGTTTTGGGTAACGACTATGTTTCCCACAAGGGACTCTGCGAAAGACCAAGGGAGAGTGAGTTCACCAAGGTACAAGGTAGAAAGAGCCTGAGTTCACCTTGAGCTGGTGCAGaccagcctctccctggctcagcctcctcGTGCCGTCAGAATCGTGTGCAGTGGGGGAcccaccactgagatgtcctaGTCGCCCCCTGCTGGCGGTGACTCGCAGCAGGTGTTAGTTCTCAACCAGTGCCTGCGCCCCCACCTCCCTTTCACAGGGATACCCGCCAGGAAGAAACACACAGGCTGTCGcaggacaggatgcccacacttgtaattctagtacctgggaggctggggcaggaggatcaagagtccAAGGCCCTTCTTGGCTCCACAATGAGTTAGAGGTTAGCCTGGGGTAACAAGGGACCtcatctcaaagcaaacaaatttGCTTCAGAATTAAACGCATACAGACATTTTTGTTATTGGGCTCTAAGCAATAGGGCCTAACGATTACTTAATAAGCTGTAACCAGACACTGAAAGGCGTAAGGAGAGAAGTTAgaggatgcaggaggagctgggatgtagctcagtagggAAGCAGTTGCCTAACACTCAGGATGTCCATCCCCAACACCAAAGGTGGAAGGGAAAAAGGTTGGGGTAGAGCTTGGAACTCAATGGTTCAGAGCACGTTCTACTCTGTAGCTGTAGCTTTGAggtatctggtgccctcttctggactccatggcaACTGCACCCATTTACACTAGCAGAGTATACGGGTTACATAattctgtgtttgcttttctttctatatCATTTTGCAAGCATGCGCATTTTCGCTCAGGGCATTATAAACTCACTGTAAGGGTCCTGATTAACAATTCCATGAACTGGAGCTATTGAGATGGCTCTTACCATCTCAATAGGTAAAGTCACCTACCATCAAGGCTGACgatatgagttcaatccccaggtcctacatagtagaaagagaaaatcaactcctgcaagttgtcctctgacctccacatggacaCCACGGCACAGGTACCCATGTGCATGTACACcctcactaaataaataaataaaaagtaaatgtagtaaaagaaatttaaatagttCCATAAATTAGCTGTGTGTCATAGGATATGCCTGTATTtgtagcactgaggaggctgaggcaagaggaccttcttgagttcaaagccaccctgggctCTACAGAAAGACTTCCTCCCACCCCTAACTCCCCCAAAAAAGGAACATAGATTGCTAGGCGCAGtgtcacacagctttaatcccagcacacgggaggcagaagcaggtggatctctgtgagttcaagaccagcctggtctacaaagtgaatttcaggacagccagggatacatagggaaaccctgtcttgaaaaacaaaaaggatacAAATTAGTGTCTTTAGTGCCCTAACAGTTGTGTGTTTGATTTATTTGTATCTTTGGGTTGTTTGCTATTGTCATCTTGTGTATAAATCATTGCCTAAATGAAGGCTTACTTCCTGAATGCAAATTCACTTCCACTGTAAACCCCAGGTGGCTGcaagatctgaactctggtcctctgcaagagccacaagtgcccttaactactgagcagtttctccttattttactttattttttttatatgtatgagtgtttttgcctgtgtgtgtgcctgctgcctTAGGAGGTCAGAATCACCTGGGGCTAgagtacaggcagttgtgagctgccatgtaggtgcaggAAATTGAATCAGGGTTGTCttggagaacagccagtgctcttaaccactgagccaactctccagcccttcgTCATTTTCAACAAAACGTTTTgattacatttatctatttatttagtgtgtgtatgtgtctgtctgtctgtctgtctgtctgcactcatgttgtgatgtgtgtgttgaaGTCAGAGAATACCTGGCAGGAGTGGATCCTCTCCAtcacgtgggtcctggggatcgaactcaggctgtcaggctttgcagcaagcaccttcacctgctgagccatcttgccaacccgattttctaattctttttaaCTTAACgaacaaacaagaaagaatcTATGCCTGCAATTCGCATCTCTTTGATGACTGTCAGCTATCAAGGCTGGATATTTTTCTCTGCACAAAGAGCTTGGTAacagaggaaatggctcagttggtgaagtgctttTCATGTCTtgaaagcatgagaacctgaatttgatcccaagaacccagatttttttttttttaaaggtacattATGATGGTGGATAACATTTGTAATCTCTAtgctggggcttactggccagccagcttagtctaattagtgagctccaggccagtgagaggtcctgtcaagaaaaaaaaaaaaaatgtggatgcTGCCTGAAGAACCCCAGAGGCTATCTTCTGGTATAGAAGCACATTGGtaagtatgtgcatatgtgcacatgtgcacacacacacaagaacatgtacacacatacatacaagcacaagATTTGAAGGCAGGCCTGGTGTTACAGCTCAGCTGGAAGCATATGCCTTCCCCCCTTACCCAcccaactcccccacccccacccccagtgtttGAGGCCCTCCCTGGGTTGCACACATGAAAGAGCTTGAAAGCAAACAGGTAAACAAGAAAGGCCCTCAGAGATCCTCACCTTTAATGGGGAGGACTAGAGTACTCCTGGCTAATGGCTTGCACATCCAGCAGTCGAGAGCAGTGACCCAGACAGAGACTGGGAAGTCCCCAGGCACGCTGCCCAACACACGGATGGTCGAGGTTAGATTCTTCTCAGTCTTGGCAGTGAGTGTCAGAGGTGTGTGGATCCAGTGGAAACGGTAGAGGTGGTTATCTGCAGGCAGGAGCAGGCTGCCATTGTCCTTGACCATCAGGCTGGCTGAGATGGTCACTTCGGTGCCCACGGTAGCAGGGCCATCAGTAGTAAGACTAAGATTATAGAGACCTAGGAGACACATGCGGGCCAGGGTTCAGGAAGGTGACAGGAATCCTTCCAATATCTTTCCAATCATCAATTAAGCATTCTGTCTCTGTCACCACAGCTGCAAATGTTTAACAAGGATGTGGGGTTACTGGTCAATCTTCAGCAAGCACAGAGTATTTCTGTTTGCTCAGAGctccttttgctctctcttcaCTTGTCAAGATATAAAGAGCTTGCTTGGGCTGGAGggcagggctggggtggggacTGGGGCCATAGCTTAgcaggtagagtgcttgcctggagTGAATGGAGCTCTGGGTTTCATCCATTTTATTCCACAAAccagggtggcacacacctgtaatcctagcactcagaagataGAAATGGGAAGTCCagtagttcaaggccatcctcagccacACAGTGAATTTTATAGGTTAGCCTGTGCTATACAAGCCtaatttttgtgttgttttgtttttaaataaaataacaaaagaaagaaagaaaaaaagaaagaaaaataataatacagcCAGCAGTCCCAAGCTTCAGCAACGGGcctctggctttctctttctagGCACACGCGCCTCGTTGACATCTTCACTCTATCCCATTTCAAGGGGTCCCATGTGCAATCGTCTGAATTTCTGCCCCATCCTGGCCCTGACTAAGCACACCCCACCTCTTGTTGCCCAGACAGACTTCCAGCAGGTGATCTAATAGGGTGGGGTCTAGATACACATCTGGGAAACTTCCACCGGGAAGCCAGCCACTTTAACTTCTTGCAGTTTCAGGAGGAGCACAGTGGTAAGCGCTTTTAATTCCAAGACTGGCTGAGGTAGCTGGGTCTCTGAGAGTTTGTGGGCAGCTtggtttacataatgagttctaggctagccagggctacatagtgagaccctgtctttaaaaaaaaaaaaaaaaaattgaaacaatttcCACTTCCCAGAATGCTTTGGTCCTCTGACGTCAGAGCCTTGGTATATGGTGGCTCAGTGgcggcacttgctgccaagcctgactccctgagtttgatccctgggtaCGCAAACACTCTACTGTAAACAAATCtaacaagaaaaggaaagcctTTTCCACCTCATGATGCATAGTAAGACTTTCAGGAAGCTCTCCTGTGCCTTGATCCCTCAGTGATGACAGGCTGGGGACACCACTGTCACTGACCCACCAGCAACAAAATGAAGATTTCTCCTTCTTGCCCACCGTACTTGTCATTCCCAGAAAACAAAGGTCATATGCGTCTCTATTGTGTACAGACAAGTGCTTAATATGTAATGAGgagctggggacacagctcagtgggtGAGAGTGGTTGCTGCAgaggcatgagaacctgagttcaagtcctcagACCCactttaaaagccaggcatggccagtcagtggtggcacaggcctttactctcactcagcactcaggaggcagaggtaaaggcagacagatcgcttgagttcaaggccagcctggtctacagagtgagttctaggacaccaggataaccagggctacatagagaaaccctatcttaaaaaaccaaaaccaagccgggcagtggtggcgcatgcctttaatcccagcacttgggaggcagaggcaggtgaatttctgagttcgaggccagcctggtctacagagtgagtgccaggacagccagggctacacagagaaaccctgtctcgaaacaaagaggccaggcatggtgatgtacaCTTGTCCTTGTACTTGGGTGGCAGGGACAGGAGGCTCTCTGGAGCTGGCTGACCTGTCTGTCTAATGGTCTCAGCAAGCTCCATTCTGTATTGTTTAAATTAGACTAAAACCAAGAAACAGGTCTCAAGTTCACATAAGCAAAATCCCAAGTGTTTAATCCCAATCATATGTTTTTATTGGTcactatgaggcagtgcctgagGTGGAGAGAATCTGAGGAAGAGATCCGAGGTCAGCCTCTCACCTGCATGCATGAGCACCGTGGAGCAtacctgtgaacacacacacacacacacacacacacacacacacacacactgaatggcAACTGTTTGGTGGTACTTCTGAGCCACGTGACTCCTGGAGTGGAAGATGTAGCATAAGGTCCCCCTGGCACTGTCGCAGAAGACTGCTCATTAAGGGGTTACTGACTGAACCCCTTCTGTGTGCCCCACACCCACGGGTACTGAGGTTACCCATAACTGAAGGATATGATCCCTCTCTGAGAGGGTTCACAGGGTACCGGCTGGAGTCTTCAGCAAAACCAGGAGAGGAATCCATCTGCAAATATGTCCCCTGCCCTCGTTTACCTCACAATCCCCATTGGGGACTTGGGCTTCAGTATTTTCTGTTCCTCGGCCCCGTGACCCTATTACGAATCCTTTCCTTCAAATTTATTTAAGTTATAAAGCTGTTTGAGACAAGATGCTAAAGGCACAGGCCACTGCCTCCGCCCAGAATGCCATGGGGTTGAGGGGTAATATTGTCAACATGGTGGGACTGGGtttagttttgattttgagacaagatctctatgtagtcctgactgtcctggaacaacTGGTGTAGACggagctggtcttgaactcacagagatgcagtTATATCAGTTGCCATGACTCCTGCTGCCATGTCCTCCTTCCCTGACTGTACTTTTGAATTgtgagctgaaacaaacccttccttccttaatcggcttttgtcaggtattttacACTTATCtatttaccgtgtgtgtgtgtgtgtgtgtgtgtgtgtgtgtgtgtgtgtgtgtgtgtgtgggcgcgcTCGCGGGGGTGTGGGGGAGCGTGCGGGAGCGCCGCGCACGAgtctgtacacatgcatgtgtgtgcatgtagcaGGGGGTCAGGTTTTTCCATCTAAtatatgggttccaggaatcaaattcTCACATCTTCAGCCTAGGCAGTAAAAGCCTTTTGTCATAGCATATAACACCCAGACAAGTATGTAACACAAAAGGCACTGGGTGCTATTGTTATTCTCCGGGGCTATTATCCCTCCCTTTTGTGGGCAGGCAGCGTCTTCCTTTTCTCGAGGGCTCTCGAAtcttctcccaccccccaccttccctcctcccactcgAGTTGAGGAGGAACAAGGACCAGAGCGAGGCTCTAAGGTGGCAGAGACTAAGCCGCATGTTAATTGCCATCCTGCATCTGCAGTGAGATCGGGCTGACGCAGATCTGTTGCCATGGAAACGGAACTGCTggctggagaagaaggaaggccccTGCTGACGATGTCGTTGAAAATGGTTGCCAAGCTCCTAAGAACTCCCACCCCCCTGCCTGGAGGAGACCACAAtggttttaaaaaacagaagctgggctagagagatagcttggtggttaagagcccttgtaGTCCTTTCAAAGGCTATGTTCCTGGCGACTACTATGGACAGCTGAcacctgtctgtgactccaggtcctggggatccaatgctctcctCCAGCTTttccaggcatgcacacacatgtgaacattaCATCCACATAGGTGTGCATCCACACAAatagaacaaatttaaaaattaaaaataaattaaaaagagaagctGCACCAGGCATGATGGGGTG
This portion of the Arvicanthis niloticus isolate mArvNil1 chromosome 24, mArvNil1.pat.X, whole genome shotgun sequence genome encodes:
- the Tmem130 gene encoding transmembrane protein 130: MAKATDVWSDLVLVFWFACLLPLGPVRVAAGLYNLSLTTDGPATVGTEVTISASLMVKDNGSLLLPADNHLYRFHWIHTPLTLTAKTEKNLTSTIRVLGSVPGDFPVSVWVTALDCWMCKPLARSTLVLPIKESLVGNIVVTQNTSLSWPNSYITKKSLRLSFLLHDPSDFFKSASFFYRWDFGDGTLLITDNSVVYYNYSSPGTFTVKVRVVAEWEQIEPDTTKGIIQKTGDFSASLNLRESLQGIQISGPTLMQTFQKLTMNLNFFGSPPLHVCWGLKPQCLPLEDRECHPVLVTRTSFNLTHLFQDPGDYCFIFRAENAISKAHQYHRIQVWPSSFQPFAFAFPCATLITVLLVFIMYMTVRSATNQKGIVESPATTGIKCCCQVCCGSLFLDSPSEYMEIVRENHGLLPPLYKPVKTYNV